GCTGCCCCGAGCCCAGTTCCTGCTCATGTCGGCGACGCTCGGGGACGTCGCGTTCTTCGCCGAGGACCTCACCCGCCGGACCGGCGAGCCCGTCGCGGTGATCGCCGACGCCGAGCGGCCCGTCCCGCTGACGTTCACGTACGCCGTCGAGCCGCTGCACGAGCTGCTCGAGGAGCTCGTGCGCACGCGCCGGGCCCCCGTGTACGTCGTGCACTTCACGCAGAAGGAGGCCGTCGAGCGCGCGCAAGCGCTGCTGTCGATGAACCTCGCGAGCCGCGAGCACCGCGACCGCATCGCCGACGAGCTCGGGGCGTTCCGGTTCGGCCCGGGCTTCGGGCGGACGCTGTCCCGGCTGCTGCGCCACGGCGTCGGCATCCACCACGCGGGGATGCTGCCCAAGTACCGCCGGGTCGTCGAGCGCCTCACGCAGAAGGGCCTGCTCCAGGTCGTCTGCGGCACGGACACCCTCGGCGTCGGCATCAACGTCCCGATCCGCACGGTCGTGCTCACGTCGCTCGTGAAGTACGACGGCGTGCGCATGCGCCACCTGTCCGCGCGCGAGTTCCACCAGATCGCCGGGCGGGCCGGACGCGCGGGCTACGACACCGTCGGGGAGGTCATCGTGCTCGCCCCGGAGCACGTGATCGAGAACCGCAAGCTGCTCGAGCGCGCCGGCGACGACCCGAAGAAGCTCAAGAAGATCGTCCGCAAGAAGGCTCCCGAGGGCGCGGTCAACTGGACGGACAAGACGTTCGAGCGCCTGCGCGACGCGCCGCCCGAGCCACTGACGTCGAGCTTCGCGGTGAGCCACGCGATGGTGCTCAACGTCCTCGCGCGCGAGGGCGACCCGGTCGCGGCCATGACCCGGCTGCTCACCGACAACCACGAGCCCGAGAGCGCCCGCGGCCGGCACGTGCGCCAGGCCGTCTCGGTGTACCGCTCGCTGCGCACCGCGGGCGTCGTCGAGCGCGTCGCCGTCCCGGCCACGGCGGGCGGGGCCGACCTCGGGGACCGCACCCGGCGCACCGTGCGTCTCACCGTCGACGTGCCCGCGAACTTCGCGCTCAACCAGCCGCTGTCGCCGTTCGCGTTCGCGGCGCTCGACCTGCTCGACCGCGACGACCCGGCCTACGCGCACGACGTGGTGTCCGTCATCGAGGCGACGCTCGACGACCCGCGCCAGGTGCTCGCGGCGCAGGAGAACAAAGCACGCGGCGAGGCGGTCGCGGCGATGAAGGCCGACGGCATCGAGTACGAGGAGCGCATGGCGCTGCTCGAGGACGTGTCCTACCCGCGCCCGCTGGCGGAGGTCCTGACGGCGACGTTCCACACGTACAAGCAGACGAACCCGTGGGTCGCCGACCACGAGCTGTCGCCGAAGTCGGTCGTCCGCGAGATGCACGAGCGCGCGATGACGTTCCCCGAGTACGTCTCGACGTACACGCTCGACCGCACCGAGGGCGTGCTGCTGCGGTACCTCGCCGACGCGTACCGCGCGCTGCGCCAGACGGTCCCCGAGGAGGCCCGCACCGAGGAGCTCCACGAGATCGTCGAGTGGCTCGGCGAGCTCGTGCGGCGCACCGACTCGAGCCTGCTCGACGAGTGGGAGCGGCTGCGCAACCCGCTCGACGAGCGCGGACCCGACGGCGAGCTGACCGCTGTCGAGGACGACGCTCCTCCGCCGGTCACGGCCAACCCGCGGGCGTTCCGCGCGCTCGTGCGGGGCGCGCTGTTCCGCCGCGTCGAGCTCGCGGCGCGCGAGGCGTACGGGGCGCTCGCGGCGCTGGGCGACAAGGACGCCGACGGCGAGGCGTGGGACGCCGACCGGTGGGCCCGGGCGCTGGACCCGTACTACGACGACCACGACGAGGTCCTCACCGGCGCACCCGCGCGCGGGCCCGCGCTCTTCACCGTCGTCGACCGCTCCGCACCCGGCCACGAGCTCCCCGCCGGCGCGGTCGCGGGCACGTGGGAGGTCCGCCAGGTGCTCGACGACCCGGCCGGCGACCACGACTGGCGCATCGACGCGGTCGTCGACCTCGCGGCGAGCGACGCCGTCGGGGAGGTCGTCCTGACCGTCGTGGCGGTCGGGCGGCTCTGAGCCGGGCGGCCCGGCCCGGGACCTCGCGGTCCGGCGCGAGGCCGGCGCCGGGGTGCGTCAGTACAGGAAGATCGGCAGCCACTCGCGGTTGTGCGCGTGCACGAGCGCGAGGAAGAGCACGAGGTCGAACAGCAGGTGCACCGACACCACGTACGTCAGCGACTTCGTGAGCTTGAACGTGTACCCCTGCAGCAGCGCGAACGGGTACGTCAGCAGCGGCCCCCACGCCTGGTAGCCGATCTCCCACAGGAACGACGCGAACACCACCGCCTGCAGCAGGTTCGCGAGCCAGTCGGGGAAGTGCCGCCGTAGCAGCGTGAACGTGGTGCACACGAAGAACAGCTCGTCCCAGATCCCGACCGCGTTCACGCCGAGGAACAGGCGCACGAAGATCGTGGGGTCCGAGGCGTCCGGCCAGTTCGTGTAGACCCCGGTCCGGATGAGGTAGAACGGCAGGATCAGGTACCCGAGCAGCACGACGAGCAGCAGGTACAGCCGCGCGGGCAGCGGCCAGGGCTTCCCGGTGCGGACCGGGAAGCGGATGAGGTCCTCGCGGTACACGAACCGCGAGACGGCCCACGGGACGAGCACCGCGAGCGCGAGCGCGGAGCCCATGAGCGCCATGTGGCTGATGCTCAGGTCCGCGTCGAGCGGGACGAGGCTGATGATCGTCAGTCCCGCGGCGACGAGCACGAGGTGCCGGGCGAGCTCGCGGTCGACGACCGCCGCGAGCGCGACGGCCGCGGCGAGCGTCACGTACCCGGCGACGTGCTGGACGCCGAACAGCAGGACCGCCGACGCGCACAGCAGCAGCACGGGGGGCAGCTTCCAGCTGAGGGCCGCACGCTCGTCCTGCAGCGTCGGCGTCGCGGTCACCGGGACAGCGTGCCACGACCCGGCGCCCGCGCCCGGCGGACCGACGCGCCGGGTGCGGCGGGTCCGGCCGCCCGGTGCCGGGGAGGGCTCGCCGCGCCCGCTGCCGGGCCACGACCTAGCGTGAGGAGCACACCGACGACGTGGAGGACGACGATGACCGCACCGACGACCAACGAGGCGTCCGACGACGACCTGACGACCATCGCAGCGATCGTGAAGGCCGCCAAGATCGCGCTGCTGACGACGACGACGCTCGACGGGCACCTGCACAGCCGTCCGCTCGCGGTCCAGGACGCCGACTACGACGGCGAGCTGTGGTTCTTCACGCAGGACCCGAGCCGCAAGGTCGACGACATCCGCACGCACCCTCAGGTCAACGCGGCGTTCGAGTCGGACAAGGGCTTCCTGTCCATCGCCGGGCGCGCCGAGCTCGTGCACGACCGCGCCAAGATCGACGAGCTGTGGTCGCCGCAGGTCTCGGCTTGGTTCCCCGAGGGCAAGGACGACCCGACGGTCGCGCTGCTGCGCGTCGTGCCCGAGTCCGCGGAGTACTGGAGCGACGACACCCCGAACGTCGTCAAGGTGTTCAAGATCGCGAAGGCGGCGGTCTCCGGGGGCCAGCCGGACATCGGCGAGAACCGGTCCGTCGAGCTCTGACGGGGCCTCCGAGCCGGTGCGACGGGCCGCTCGGCGGGCGGCACCGAGGTAAGGCAGTCCTGCGTCTGCCCAGGTCAGGGCAGGCAAACCTGCGATGACAGATCGTGGCGGGACTCCTACCGTGAGGTCATGACCACGCACCCGTCGCCCACGGTCCTGCCGTCGCTCCCCGCGTTCGACACCGACTTCGCGTCGCGGCTCAACTGGCTGCGCGCAGGGGTCCTCGGGGCCAACGACGGCATCGTGTCGATCGCCGCGATGGTCGTGGGCGTCGCGGCCGCCACTCCGTCGGTCCCGGCCGTCGCGATCGCCGGCGCCGCGGGGCTCGTCGCGGGGGCGCTCTCGATGGCGTCGGGCGAGTACGTCTCGGTGAGCAGCCAGCGCGACGCCGAGCGGTCGCGCGCTGCCGGCGGCGTGGGCGACGGCGAGCCGCACCTGACGAGCGCGTGGCACGCCGCGGGCGCCTCACTGGTCGCCTTCGTCGCCGGTGGGCTCGTCCCCCTGCTGGTGGTCCTCACTGCTCCGGCCGGGGCACGCGTGCCCGCGACGTTCGCCGCGGTGGTGCTGGCGCTCGCGCTGACCGGGCACGTGAGCGCACGCCTCGGCGGCTCGGCGTCCGGCCCGGCCGTGCGCCGCAACGTGCTCGGCGGCGGGCTCGCGATGGCCGTCACCTACGGCGTCGGGCTGCTGGTCGGCATCGCGGTCTGACGCCCGCGGACGGCTCGACCCCGGCGGGCCCGAGCGAGGCGGCCCGGGGGTGACGCGCCCGGCAGGACCGACCGCGGCGCCGCACCCGGGTCCACGGCACGGGCACCCGGGAGCCCGATGAGCCATCTCGCCGCTGGCTAGGCTTCCGCCGTGGCACCGAAGAAGCCCGCGCCGTCGGGCACCCCCGCGCTCGTCGCGCTCGCCGCGGCCGGCGTCGCGCACACCGCGCACCCGTACGAGCACGACCCCGCGAGCGACGTCGGGTACGGCCTGGAGGCCGCCCAGGCGCTCGGCGTCCCGCCCGAGCAGGTCTTCAAGACCCTCATGACGAGCGTCGACGGCACGCTCACCGTCGCCGTCGTCCCCGTCACGGGGAAGCTCGACCTCAAGGCGCTCGCGCACGCGGCGGGCGGCAAGAAGGCCGCGATGGCCGAGCGCGCCGCCGCCGAGCGCGCCACGGGCTACGTCGCCGGCGGGATCTCGCCGCTCGGCCAGAAGACCCCCCACCCGACCGTCGTCGACGAGACCGTCTGGCTGTTCGACACCGTGCTCGTCTCGGGCGGCCGGCGGGGCCTCGACGTCGAGCTCGCCCCCGCGGACCTCGTGCGCCTCACGGACGCGACGGTCGCGGACATCGCACGCGACTAGGCGCTCGGGTCAGCGACCCGCGGCGGCGAACGGGTGCGACGTCGGGACGATCTCCTTGCCGAGCGGCAGGAGCGAGACGGGAATCAGCTTGAGGTTCGCGATGCCCATCGGGATGCCGATGATGGACACGAACAGCGGCACGGCCGTCAGGACGTGCCCGATCGCGAGCCAGATCCCCGCGACGAGGACCCAGATCACGTTGCCGAGCGTCGACCACGCGCCCGCGCCGGGCTTGTCGACGACCGTGCGCCCGAACGGCCACAGCACGTAGCTCGCGATCCGGAACGAGGCGATGCCGAAGGGGATCGTCACGACCAGCACGCAGCACACGATGCCGGCGACGACGTAGCCGAGCGCGAGCCAGAGCCCGGCGAAGACGAGCCAGATGAGGTTGAGGAGCGTGTTCACGCCTCCACTGTCCCGCACCGCGTGACCCCCCGGGATCGGGGAGGACCCTGGCCGGACCCGGGTCTCGTGCGTGCGGGCCCCGGTCTAGGGTGTCCTGCCATGACCCTCGACGACGCGCGCGCCGGCGTGACCGCACGCCTGCGTGAGGTCCGGGCGCGGCTGCGCGAGGCGGAGGGGGCGGCCGGCCGCGACCCCGGTTCCGTGCGCCTGCTGCTCGCGACCAAGACCGTGCCGGCCGAGCTCGTGCGCGCGGCCGTCGAGGCGGACGCCGCCGACGTGCGCGCGGGGGGCGCCGGGTCACCGGTGCTGCTCGGGGAGAACCGGGTCCAGGAGCTCGTCGCGAAAGCGCCCGTGCTGGCGGACCTCACGGCCGAGCTGCACCTCATCGGCCCGCTGCAGTCGAACAAGGTGAACCACGCGCTGCGGTGGGCGACCTGCGTCGAGAGCGTCGACACGCTCGAGCTGGCGCAGCGCCTCTCCGAGCGGTGCGTCGCGACCGCGCGGGAGCTCGACGTGCTGGTCCAGGTCAACGTCTCCGGCGAGCCGACCAAGCGCGGCACCCCGCCGGAGGAGGCGCTCGGGCTCGCGACCGCCGTCGCGGTGCTCCCGGCGCTGCACCTGCGCGGGCTCATGACGATCGGCGCCAACTCCAGCGACCCCGGCCTGGTCCGAGCCGGCTACGCGCGGCTGCGCTCGCTGCGGGACGACCTCGTCGCCTCCGGGGCACCGGGCACCGCCGGGGCGACCGGCCTGTCGATGGGGATGAGCGGGGACCTCGAGCTCGCGGTCGCCGAGGGCGCGACGGTCGTGCGGATCGGCACCGCGGTGTTCGGCAGCCGGACGCTCTGACCGGTCCGCAGCGCGCGGCTGCGCGGGCGGGTCGTGGCCAGGTGCCGCCGGTGCAGCACCTCCATGCGGCGCAGCGCACGCTCCAGCTCGTCCACGGCTCCCCCTCGTCCCTCCCCGGCGCGCGCGGCACCGGTGCGGCCGGCGTCGCCGACCTGTCCCCGGGAGGAGCATCCCGGACCGGTGCTGATACGCCCGCGCCACGCGCGGTGTCCCGCGGGTGAAGATGTGGTCCATGAGCAGCGCACCCCGCACCCGCTTCCCGCACTGGGTCTACGGAGCCGGCGCGGAGCCCGACGCGCGCTTCTCGCTCGCGAACGAGCGCACCTTCCTGGCCTGGATCCGGACGTCGCTCGCGCTGCTGGCGAGCGGGGTCGCCCTCGAGGCGCTCGCGGTGCCGGTCGAGCCGTGGGCCCGCTCCGCGGCGGCGCTCGTGCTCGTCGCCCTCGGAGCGCTCGCGCCGGTCCAGGCCTGGGTCGGGTGGGCGCGCGCCGAGCGGGCGCTCCGGCTGGCGCGCCCGCTGCCGCCGCCCGTCCTGGCGGGCCCGCTCGGGCTGGGGCTGCTCGTCACCGGGGTCCTGCTGCTCGTGGGGCTGCTGGCGGCATGAGCGCCGAGCCGCCGACCGCTCCGCCCGCCGCCCGGCCCGCTCCGCCGCCCGGCCTGCAGCCCGAGCGCACGGCGCTCGCATGGCGGCGGACCGCGCTGGCCCTCGCGACCGGGTCGCTCGTCGCCGGACGGCTGCTGGCGCCCGGGCTCGGGGTGGGGGCGTGGTGGCTGGCCGCGGTCGGGGTCGTGCTGGCGGGGTCGCTCGCCGTCGTCGCGCACCGGCGCTCCGACCGGACGCACCGGGGCGGGCGGCTCGTGACGGCGTGCGCGGGCGCCGCGCTGCTGCTCGGGGCCGTCGCGGTGGCGTTCGTGCTGCGCGACGGGCCCTGAACCGAGCGTGGCCGGTGCGGGCAGCTCCGACCGCGGGGACCGACGAACGACGACGCGACGGGTTGCGCGGAGCGCCCCCAGCACCCGGAGCGCAGGCGGCGCCGAAGCGCCCGGAACGTCCGGAGCACCTGGAGCGCGCGGAGAGCCCGGAGAGCCCGGAGCCGACGCGGCCCGGTCTGCGGGCCGCGTCCGAACCGTGTCAAGGTCGCTTGACAGCCGACGAGGTGTCAAGCATCCTTGTCACCATTCCGAGTCAAGCACGCTTGACACCCCGCATGCTCCACCGGAGGACCCGTGACCCCGCTCGAGACGCTCCAGGCGATCGACGCTCCCCCCGTGTCCGTCGTCGCGCTCACCGTCGTCGCGCTCGCCCTCGTGGTCTCCGAGCCGGTCCTGGGCCGGCGCGAGCACCGGGCGTTCCTCGCCGAGCTCGCCGCCGACACCGCACCCGCCGCGCAGGAGTCGGTGCGGGTACGGCTGTACCGGCAGTGGTCGCGGCAGGGCTGGGCGTTCGGGGTCGCCGCGGTCCTGCTCGTCGTCGCCCTCCCCGGGGTCGGCCCCGCCGAGCTCGGGCTGCGGGCACCCGACCTCGGCAGGCTGCTCGGGGCCGACGGGGGCTCGCTCACCGGCTCGACGCTCGCCGGGTTCCTCGTCGGCGCGACGCTCGCGGTCGTCGCCTCGACGCTGCTCGTGCGGATCCTGGCTCGCCGGTCCATGCGCACACCGATCGCCGGGGCCGCCGCCATCGAGCCGATGCTCCCGCGGAGCCCGCGCGGCCGACGCGGCTGGGCCGGGCTCGCGCTCGCCGCCGGCGTCACCGAGGAGGTGACGTACCGCGGGCTCCTGATCCTGACGATCGCCCTGCTCGCACCCGGTGCCGACCGGACGGCCGTGCTCGTCGCCGCGGCGGTGCTGTTCGGCGTCGCGCACTGGTACCAGGGTCCGCTCGGGATGCTCGCGACGGGCGCGATCGGCTTCGTGCTCGGCGGCCTCTACCTGAGCACCGGGAGCCTGCTCGTGCCGATGGTGCTGCACACGCTCGTCGACCTGCGCCCGCTGCTCCTGCCCGCCCCGCGGCCCATCGCGGCTCCCGGGGTCGGCGCGCCCGGCGAGCCCGCCCCCGCGGTGACGACCGACGCACCCGGCACGAGCCGCGCCGCCGCGCCGCCCGCTGCCGCGCCGTCCG
The Cellulomonas sp. NS3 DNA segment above includes these coding regions:
- a CDS encoding DUF202 domain-containing protein — encoded protein: MSAEPPTAPPAARPAPPPGLQPERTALAWRRTALALATGSLVAGRLLAPGLGVGAWWLAAVGVVLAGSLAVVAHRRSDRTHRGGRLVTACAGAALLLGAVAVAFVLRDGP
- a CDS encoding YggS family pyridoxal phosphate-dependent enzyme — protein: MTLDDARAGVTARLREVRARLREAEGAAGRDPGSVRLLLATKTVPAELVRAAVEADAADVRAGGAGSPVLLGENRVQELVAKAPVLADLTAELHLIGPLQSNKVNHALRWATCVESVDTLELAQRLSERCVATARELDVLVQVNVSGEPTKRGTPPEEALGLATAVAVLPALHLRGLMTIGANSSDPGLVRAGYARLRSLRDDLVASGAPGTAGATGLSMGMSGDLELAVAEGATVVRIGTAVFGSRTL
- a CDS encoding CPBP family intramembrane glutamic endopeptidase, which produces MTPLETLQAIDAPPVSVVALTVVALALVVSEPVLGRREHRAFLAELAADTAPAAQESVRVRLYRQWSRQGWAFGVAAVLLVVALPGVGPAELGLRAPDLGRLLGADGGSLTGSTLAGFLVGATLAVVASTLLVRILARRSMRTPIAGAAAIEPMLPRSPRGRRGWAGLALAAGVTEEVTYRGLLILTIALLAPGADRTAVLVAAAVLFGVAHWYQGPLGMLATGAIGFVLGGLYLSTGSLLVPMVLHTLVDLRPLLLPAPRPIAAPGVGAPGEPAPAVTTDAPGTSRAAAPPAAAPSAPAPSPTAPGAAHPHDAPVTP
- a CDS encoding DEAD/DEAH box helicase; this encodes MPDADRPLTLAERVPADPHDPDALYDAFTGWASEQGLALYPHQQEALLELVTGSHVILSTPTGSGKSLVAIAAHFVALAQGRRTFYTAPLKALVSEKFFALVEAFGSENVGMMTGDSAVNADAPIICCTAEILANQALRHGAGTDAGQVVMDEFHFYADPQRGWAWQVPLLELPRAQFLLMSATLGDVAFFAEDLTRRTGEPVAVIADAERPVPLTFTYAVEPLHELLEELVRTRRAPVYVVHFTQKEAVERAQALLSMNLASREHRDRIADELGAFRFGPGFGRTLSRLLRHGVGIHHAGMLPKYRRVVERLTQKGLLQVVCGTDTLGVGINVPIRTVVLTSLVKYDGVRMRHLSAREFHQIAGRAGRAGYDTVGEVIVLAPEHVIENRKLLERAGDDPKKLKKIVRKKAPEGAVNWTDKTFERLRDAPPEPLTSSFAVSHAMVLNVLAREGDPVAAMTRLLTDNHEPESARGRHVRQAVSVYRSLRTAGVVERVAVPATAGGADLGDRTRRTVRLTVDVPANFALNQPLSPFAFAALDLLDRDDPAYAHDVVSVIEATLDDPRQVLAAQENKARGEAVAAMKADGIEYEERMALLEDVSYPRPLAEVLTATFHTYKQTNPWVADHELSPKSVVREMHERAMTFPEYVSTYTLDRTEGVLLRYLADAYRALRQTVPEEARTEELHEIVEWLGELVRRTDSSLLDEWERLRNPLDERGPDGELTAVEDDAPPPVTANPRAFRALVRGALFRRVELAAREAYGALAALGDKDADGEAWDADRWARALDPYYDDHDEVLTGAPARGPALFTVVDRSAPGHELPAGAVAGTWEVRQVLDDPAGDHDWRIDAVVDLAASDAVGEVVLTVVAVGRL
- a CDS encoding pyridoxamine 5'-phosphate oxidase family protein; this encodes MTAPTTNEASDDDLTTIAAIVKAAKIALLTTTTLDGHLHSRPLAVQDADYDGELWFFTQDPSRKVDDIRTHPQVNAAFESDKGFLSIAGRAELVHDRAKIDELWSPQVSAWFPEGKDDPTVALLRVVPESAEYWSDDTPNVVKVFKIAKAAVSGGQPDIGENRSVEL
- a CDS encoding YidH family protein; the encoded protein is MSSAPRTRFPHWVYGAGAEPDARFSLANERTFLAWIRTSLALLASGVALEALAVPVEPWARSAAALVLVALGALAPVQAWVGWARAERALRLARPLPPPVLAGPLGLGLLVTGVLLLVGLLAA
- a CDS encoding CPBP family intramembrane glutamic endopeptidase, which encodes MTATPTLQDERAALSWKLPPVLLLCASAVLLFGVQHVAGYVTLAAAVALAAVVDRELARHLVLVAAGLTIISLVPLDADLSISHMALMGSALALAVLVPWAVSRFVYREDLIRFPVRTGKPWPLPARLYLLLVVLLGYLILPFYLIRTGVYTNWPDASDPTIFVRLFLGVNAVGIWDELFFVCTTFTLLRRHFPDWLANLLQAVVFASFLWEIGYQAWGPLLTYPFALLQGYTFKLTKSLTYVVSVHLLFDLVLFLALVHAHNREWLPIFLY
- a CDS encoding VIT1/CCC1 transporter family protein → MTTHPSPTVLPSLPAFDTDFASRLNWLRAGVLGANDGIVSIAAMVVGVAAATPSVPAVAIAGAAGLVAGALSMASGEYVSVSSQRDAERSRAAGGVGDGEPHLTSAWHAAGASLVAFVAGGLVPLLVVLTAPAGARVPATFAAVVLALALTGHVSARLGGSASGPAVRRNVLGGGLAMAVTYGVGLLVGIAV
- a CDS encoding YccF domain-containing protein, with amino-acid sequence MNTLLNLIWLVFAGLWLALGYVVAGIVCCVLVVTIPFGIASFRIASYVLWPFGRTVVDKPGAGAWSTLGNVIWVLVAGIWLAIGHVLTAVPLFVSIIGIPMGIANLKLIPVSLLPLGKEIVPTSHPFAAAGR
- the ybaK gene encoding Cys-tRNA(Pro) deacylase, which codes for MAPKKPAPSGTPALVALAAAGVAHTAHPYEHDPASDVGYGLEAAQALGVPPEQVFKTLMTSVDGTLTVAVVPVTGKLDLKALAHAAGGKKAAMAERAAAERATGYVAGGISPLGQKTPHPTVVDETVWLFDTVLVSGGRRGLDVELAPADLVRLTDATVADIARD